A segment of the Candidatus Methylomirabilis sp. genome:
GCACGAACATCCCCCGGATCTTCGGGACCTCGTCCACGCGGCCGAGGATCCGGGTCAGGCGGGGGGCCGTCCGGCCGCAGGGGCACCGGGTGCGGACCAGAACCGAGAGATCTCCCGTCCCGAAGCGGATGAGGGGATAGACGGGGTTCAGGGCAGTGGCAACCACCTCGCCCGGCTCGCCGTCGGGGACAGGGCGGCCGGTGCGCGGATCGCAGACCTGGACGAGCACCGCCTCGTCCAGGTGCATCCCGTCCTGGGCGCTGCACTCGTAGGCGATGCAGCCCAGATCCGCAGAGGCGTAGGCCTGGCGGACGGTCACGCCGAAATCCTCCCGGAGCGTCCTCCGGAGGCTCTCCGAGAGAATCCCCCCCGAAACGAGCGCTACCCGCAGCCGGAGGTCGCGCTTCGGATCGGCCCCGCGCTCGCGGGCCTTCCCCAGGAGGGTGAGGAGAAAGCCCGGCGTGCCCACGTAGCCCGTGACGCCGAGGCGTCGGAGGAGGTCCACCTGGGTGTCGGTGTTCCCCACCCCGGCCGGCAGGACGACACACCCGATGCGACGCAGACCCAGGTCCAGCATCATGCCGGCCGGCGTCAGGTGGTAGGCGAAGGTGTTCTGGACCAGATCCCCCTTGCGGAACCCGGCCGCCACCAGCGCCCGGGCAAAGCGCCAGTAGTCCGCCACATCCCCCTCGGGGTCCAGGATCGGTCCAGGCGAAAGATAGATCCGGGCGAGGCGCTTGAGCGGGAGGGGGAGGAGGCCCGCGAAGGGAGGGACCTGTTCCTGGAGCGCCGGGAGGTCGATCTTCCGGAGGATCGGAATGGCCGTCAGGTCCTCGAGACTCCGGACGGCTCCCCGCTTCAGGCCGGCTCGGGCGAACCGGGCGCGCATCGCCGGTGCCCGGAGCGCCTGCGGCAGGAGATGGCGGAGCGCCCGCATCTGCGCCGCGGCCCGCCGGGTGGGCGCGCGGGTCTCCTGGGGTTTGTCGAGGAAGGGACCGCGCCGCCTCACGCCTCTGCCCCCGGCGTTCGCTCCAGGGCCGAGAATCCCACGTCCGCGCCGGCTACTTCTTCGGGAAAGTCCCCTGGAAGTAGGCAAGGGCCTCCGTCCCGTCGCCGTTGCGGAAGACCGCCGTCCCGTTGGTGACCGCGATCTCGAACCCGAAGTCCGAGACCTTCTCCCACCACTCCTTCAACTGATCGGGCGCCTTGACCCCCGCCTGCTGCAGGCGGAAGCCGCCCGTCACCACGAGGCTCAGGAGGGTGGTATACGCGTCGAAGGCCGCGTGGACGCGGAGCTGGTTCGTGGTCCGCGGCGGGATGGACATGTTCTCGTAGACGGAGACGGTGTTCACCTCGAACCCGGGCTCGAAGGCGATGGTGAACCGGAGCTCTTCCAGCGTGAGGACCGTGTCGTTGGGATTCTCGACGCCGAAGATGAAGGCCAGGTCGAGCGGGCTGCCGCGGCGTTCCTTCGTATCGAGGTAGAAGGGCCAGTAGTGGGCGATCTCCACCCGCTGCAATTCGACCTTTGGCGGCTGGGCCGGTCCCCCCGCCGTCGGTGACATGCTCGCGCAGCCGGAGAGGCCGCCGAGTCCCGCCACCGCCATCAGACCCCCTGCGAGGAGCGCACGTCGCATCATGGTCCCCCCTTTTCCTGGCTGGAGCGAGTGTGACTCCAACGAATTGTCCCTCGACGCCTCCCGTGCCGGGCCAAATGACGAGCATCACGAGGCCCGAGGGAGGAGGCGGCCGGAC
Coding sequences within it:
- a CDS encoding AMP-binding protein gives rise to the protein MRRRGPFLDKPQETRAPTRRAAAQMRALRHLLPQALRAPAMRARFARAGLKRGAVRSLEDLTAIPILRKIDLPALQEQVPPFAGLLPLPLKRLARIYLSPGPILDPEGDVADYWRFARALVAAGFRKGDLVQNTFAYHLTPAGMMLDLGLRRIGCVVLPAGVGNTDTQVDLLRRLGVTGYVGTPGFLLTLLGKARERGADPKRDLRLRVALVSGGILSESLRRTLREDFGVTVRQAYASADLGCIAYECSAQDGMHLDEAVLVQVCDPRTGRPVPDGEPGEVVATALNPVYPLIRFGTGDLSVLVRTRCPCGRTAPRLTRILGRVDEVPKIRGMFVHPRQVEEALAVFPEVIRFQMVVSQKDHDDILTVKAAVAGPAPPGLADRIAYAVREKVKLRAAAEVVDPAALPEGAKRVVDLRRWE